A segment of the Marinilabiliales bacterium genome:
GGTCTGAATCTTTCCCTGCCGCTATGGCAGTTTGTCGTTCCTGATATCTATGGCGCTGAACTGGTGGGGGACTTTAAGGTTGGGCCCGGGTACTTTGGAGTAGCAGAAGCAGGTTATTCGGTTCGTAATCTGGATGAACCTTCATACCGGTTGGAGGAGAAGGGGTTGTTTTTGCGGATTGGCGGCGACAGGAGTTTTTACCAGTATAATAACGATATTATTGGTGCCGGGGCAAGGCTTGGCTTTTCTGTAAGAGACAGATCTGCCTCAGATATCTTCGTTGAACAGGAGTACTGGGGTGACTATTCAGGAGTGATTGACAGCGGACTATCTTTCAGGCAATGGGCCGAGGTGGTGCTGGTGATCAAGGCAGAGCTTTCGAGGAATTTATTTCTTGGCTGGAACCTCCGGGGCAAGGTGCTTCTTTTTGACCGGGGCGACAGTCACATGTCCGATGTGTTCATACCCGGATTTGGTGCAGGAGACAGAAAAAGCACACTTGGATTTGATTTTTACATATATTACAGGTTCGGATTTTGAAAAGATACAGGTCCCATATTATTATCGTCACCCTGATGTTTTTGACACTTGCACCCGCAAGCGGCCAGTTGTACGGCACCGGTTTCGGCGTCCTTCTTGGTAACCCGGCAGGGGCGACCATTAAAATGTTCTTTTCTGAGCGTGATGCTTTTGAGGGGATAATAGCTACGAGCTGGAGCGGAGTTACCGCATCGGCTCATTATCAGCATCATTTTAAGATGTCAGACCCAAAGCTGAGAAACACGCATTGGTACCTGGGAGCAGGTATTCAGGCAGGCCGGTGGGACAATACAGCCCCTTTCTATGAGGGTTCGGGTCACGTTATACCTGTAGGTATCGGACTTGCCGCCGGGATGGAATCGACTTTCGGGGACTATCCCTTTACCTTTGGGTTTCATGTCATGCCCTCAGTGAATCTGATCGGCCATTTTTCGCTTAATATATTCCAGGCCGGTATAACGGGCAGGTATGTTTTTTGAAAAAATTTTTTGGTGAAAAGAAAAAAATCCTATCTTTGCAGTCCGAATTAAAATACGGTCCGTTCGTCTAGGGGTTAGGACGCCAGGTTTTCATCCTGGTAACAGGGGTTCGATTCCCCTACGGACTGCGAAATAAGAACAATTAACTATCTTACTGAACAGAATGGCAAATCATCAGTCAGCAGCTAAAAGAGCGAGGCAGAGCCTGAAGAAAAAACTGGAAAACCGTTATTACGCACGAACCACCCGTAATGCGGTAAGGAAATTGCGTGGGTTGAAGGATAAGGATAAGGCTGCCGAATTGTTTCCCGGCGTTGCAGCTATGCTGGACAAACTTGCAAAAAGAAGCATTATTCACAAGAACAAGGCTTCTAACCTGAAGTCAGGACTGCAAAATCACGTGAACAGCCTTTAACAGTAAGATCCGGAAGGAATTGACAAAGGGTGTGCCGGAA
Coding sequences within it:
- a CDS encoding 30S ribosomal protein S20; amino-acid sequence: MANHQSAAKRARQSLKKKLENRYYARTTRNAVRKLRGLKDKDKAAELFPGVAAMLDKLAKRSIIHKNKASNLKSGLQNHVNSL